In the Clostridium gelidum genome, TACAGCATTAGCTGTATTTGGATGTTTATTATCTTATACTGAAATTTATAAAGAAATGAGAGATTCAGAGTTAAAAGCTTTAGTAGAAAAGATAGGATATGTTGAAGGTCTTCCTGTAGTAGTAAATCCAGGCATTATAAATCCAAAGGACTTTATAGATGAAGTATTAACTAAGAGAATACCAAATCCTTTTATGCCAGATACACCTCAAAGAATTGCGACAGATACTTCACAAAAAATGTCTATTCGTTTTGGAGAAACAATTAAGGAATATATGAATAGTCCAGAATTAGAGGTAAGTGACTTAAAATTCATTCCTTTAGTTATAGCAGGCTGGTGTAGATATCTATTAGGTGTTGATGATAATGGTGAGAAATTTGTAATAAGTCCAGATCCAATGTTATCTATGCTTAAGGAACATCTTCAAGGGGTTGAATTAGGACAAAAAGGACCATTTCATGAGCAATTAAACCCAATTCTTTCAAATGAAAAAATTTTTGGAGTTAATTTATATGAAGTTGACTTAGGTAAGTTAATAGAAACATATTTTGAAGAGATGGTAGATGCTAAGGGTGCAGTTAGAGCAACTTTGAAGAATTATTTGCATAATAGCTAAATTGTATTCCTATAGTATTAAAGAATTTAAGTAGTGGTTAATTGAGGTATATAAAAAAATAAGGCAATTATGCCTTATAAAATGTTAAACACTCACTTTTTTATAATAATAAGGTATATGAAAGAAAATAACAAGTCCAAAATTGTCAAGAATATTTTTCATCAGATAAGGAGACAAATGGACTAGTTATTTTTTGAATGTGCTTAAAGTGAAAAGATATATAATATTTATTTTTAAAGTAGGAGAATGGTAATGAGTAATTTGATAGAACAATGGGGATTTTACGAGTCGAGTTTCAAAGGTCCAGATGAAGGTAATCTATTTCTAGAAGTTGAATTAACTGCAGTTTTCAAGCATGAAGATAGTTTAGTGGAGGTTAATGGTTTCTATGATGGAGAAGGAATATATAAGGTTAGATTTATGCCTGAACTACTAGGAAAGTGGACTTTTGTTACTAAAAGTAACAGAGAAGATTTAAATAAACTTACAGGAAGTTTTGAATGTGTAGAACCTTCTAGTAATAACCACGGACCAGTGAGAGTTAAAAATCAGTTTCACTTTGAGTATGCTGACAGAACACCCCATTATTCTTTTGGGACAACCTGTTATGCATGGATACATCAATCCATAGAACTTCAGGAGAAAACTCTAGAAACGTTAAAGACTTCTCCATTTAATAAAGTGCGTATGTGTGTATTTCCAAAGCATTATGATTACAATCATAATGAACCACCTTTATATCCATATGAAGGATCTTTAGAAAGCGGCTTCGATTTTACAAAGTTTATACCAGAATTTTTTAGACATCTTGAAAGGAGAATACTTGATTTACAGGAGATTGGAATAGAGTGTGATTTAATTCTTTTCCATCCTTATGATAGATGGGGCTTTAGTAATATGGGGGCAGAAAATGATAAAAAGTATTTGAAATATATAGTTTCACGTTTAGCACACTTTAGAAATATTTGGTGGTCAATGGCTAATGAGTATGATCTATTTTTTGGTTCTGATGGTGAACTAAAAAAGAATGTGGAAGATTGGGAAAGATTAGCGCGAATAGTTCAAAGAAATGATCCGTATCAACATTTAAGATCTATTCATAACTGTATGAAAATGTATGATTATGGAAGACCTTGGATTACACATTGCAGCATTCAGCGTACTGATACTGTTAAAACCGCAGAGAATACAAATGAGTGGAGAAATCAGTATGGAAAACCTATAGTCATAGATGAATGTACTTATGAAGGAAATATTAATCACGGATGGGGTAATATAACAGGACAGGAAATGACAAGAAGGTTTTGGGAAGGAGTTATAAGGGGAGGTTATGTAGGCCATGGGGAAACCTATGTTCATCCGCAAGATATATTATGGTGGTCTCATGGTGGTGAATTACATGGAACAAGTCCTTTAAGAATTGGATTCTTAAGAAAAATAATAGAAAGTGCTCCAGGAGCAATTAGTCCTATAAAAACACCTTATTGGGATGTCACTTGTGGAGTTGTGGGTGAAGATTATTATATATTTTATTTTAGCTTCAATCAGCCAGCCTTTAGAACTTTTAATATGCCTCAAGGAAATAGATATAAAGTTGACATTTTAGATACTTGGGATATGACTATAAAAGAATTAGAAGGAACCTACAGTGGAGAATTCAGTATTGATATGCCAGGAAAGCAATATATTGCAGTTAGGATGATTAAGGTTAATTGAGGGAAAGAACATTTTTAGAGTTAAGCGGCAATGATAAGAGGCTTTAATACATTGTATAGAAGATATTAAAAGGAGATAAATTCAAATGGTGAATAAAAAAAGCAATATGTATCAGAATTGGTTGAGCCATAGAGAAATTAAGAAAAGCTGTTATAAGGAATATATTAATAATATTTTAGTTTTAAATCACAGTGAAATTATAGATTCAGCAGTAAATGAACTTAAAAATGCTTTTGATAAAATAGAAGATGTTAAAGAAATTCAAAATATTTGTGAAGATGAAAAAGAAATTATTGGAGATAAGTTCATTAAATTATATATAGAACAAAATGATAAATTAATAAATGAAGGTTATGAAATAACATATTCAAAGACAGATGATAAAAAAGAATGTATTAGTATTTGTGCAAATGATGATAATGGGATACTTTATGGAGTATTTGCTTTATTACGTTTATTTGAGCAAAATTATGATTTTAAAAGCAAGGAAATAATAGATAATCCTAAGAAAAATATTAGAATAATAAATCATTGGGATAATATTGATGGAACTGTAGAACGTGGTTTTGCAGGAAGTTCTGTTTTATTTGAAAGCTGCCGTAATAAAGATATTATGAGTGAAGTTATGAATGCAATAGGTGGTATAGCAGCAACTAATGAAGGATTAAGAAAAGCTTTTAATGATGAGTATACGGTTGCATCTGATTTAGAAAGAATTAATGATTATGCAAGAATGCTTTCTTCGATAGGTATTAATGGAATAATTATTAATAATACCAATGTGCACAAAGAAGAAACTTACCTTATTGATGATAAAATAAGCATTGTTAAAATAATCAGTGAAATAATGGGAAGATGGGGAGTAAAAACTTACCTTAGCATAAATTTTGCTTCACCAATTACACTTGGAGATTTGCAAACGGCAGATCCATTAGATAGTGATGTAATTAAATGGTGGAAGAAAAAAGCTGAGTATGTATATAGTGTAATTCCAAACTTAGGTGGATTTATGGTAAAAGCAGATTCAGAAGGAAGACCAGGACCATTTACATATGGACGTAATCATGCAGATGGAGCAAATATGCTTGCAAGTGCAATTTCACCATATGGTGGAATATTAATATGGAGATGCTTCGTATATAACTGCAGACAAGATTGGAGAGATCATACCATAGATAGAGCTAAAGCAGCATTTGATTGTTTCGAACCTTTAGATGGACAGTTTTTAGATAATGTATTTTTACAAATAAAAAATGGACCTATGGACTTTCAAGTAAGAGAGCCAATTGCTCCTTTATTAGGAACTATGGACAAAACAAATAAATTAATGGAATTACAAATTACACAAGAATATACAGGTCAACAAAAGCATGTATGTTTCTTAGTACCATGGTGGAAGGATATTTTAAGTACTCCAACATATGCTAATAATATTGATAACAATGTGGAACAAAGAATAAATGGAATTGCAGCCATAGTAAATGTAGGAAATGATGAAAACTGGACAGGTCATTTTTTAGCGCAAGCTAACCTTTATGGATATGGACGTCTTGCATGGGATAGTAATATTAGTAGTGAACAAATTGTAGCGGAATGGATTAAACTTACTTTGGGAAATAATCCATTAGTAATGAAAAATGTAAGTGAAATATTAATGAATTCTTGGGAGACTTATGAAAAATATACATCGCCACTGGGCATAGGCTGGATGGTATCACCAGGACATCATTATGGACCAGATGTAGATGGTTATGAATTTTCGCCTTGGGGGACATATCATAGATCAGACAACAAAGGAATTGGAATTGATCGTACTTTAGAAAGCGGAACAGGTTATGCAGGAGAATATAATGAGCCATTAAAAAGTTTATATAATAATTTAGAAACATGTCCAGATGAATTATTGTTATTTTTCCATCATGTTTCATATAATCATATATTAAAATCAGGAAAAACTGTAATTCAACATATTTATGACACTCATTTTGAGGGATTTGAAGCAGTAAAAGAATTTATTTCAAAATGGGAAGAATTAGAGGGGGAAGTAGATAAAGGTATATATGAACAAACTCTTGAACGCTTAAAAATACAGTTCGATAGCGCTAGAGATTGGAGGGATCAGATTAATACTTATTTTTATAGAATGTCAGGAATTGAAGACAAGAAGGGGCGAAGAATATACTGATTAGGGAGGAGACTATTCAGAAGAGGAATTGGCAGCATGATTGCGAAATTTACCTGGAGTATATCCTGTCACTTGTTTGAACTGTCGGCAGAAGTGTTCAACATTATTATATCCACACAGAATTGCTACTTCAGCAATTGTACTATTGCGATGCAACAGGTATTCTTTGGCAAGGCGGATTCGGCTGTCGATTACATCATCCATGCAGGATATACCAAAGGTGCTTTTATAGATTGTTTGTAGATAGCCTTGGCTTATATGGATAAAAATTGCCATGTTAGGAACAGTCCAATTATTACTAGGATTATTGTGAATTGCTGTACGAAGAGTTAAAAGGTTATAATACTGGGGCGTAATACCAGTATGGAAACATGATTCTAAAAGTTTATTAAACAGGGTTCGTAACAAATAGTCTATTGATGATTCTTTATAATCTTTATTAAATGAGTTCTCAGTGCCAAGCAACTGAAATATCTTGTGGCAATATTCAGGGTCATCCAAAGAAAAGGGAATGCCAAGTGGAAGCGTTGTTTCAGTAACATAGGATTCAGTAGAATCAAAACGTATCCAGTCATTTATATATTTGTCAGCACAGGCGCGA is a window encoding:
- a CDS encoding DUF5605 domain-containing protein, with translation MSNLIEQWGFYESSFKGPDEGNLFLEVELTAVFKHEDSLVEVNGFYDGEGIYKVRFMPELLGKWTFVTKSNREDLNKLTGSFECVEPSSNNHGPVRVKNQFHFEYADRTPHYSFGTTCYAWIHQSIELQEKTLETLKTSPFNKVRMCVFPKHYDYNHNEPPLYPYEGSLESGFDFTKFIPEFFRHLERRILDLQEIGIECDLILFHPYDRWGFSNMGAENDKKYLKYIVSRLAHFRNIWWSMANEYDLFFGSDGELKKNVEDWERLARIVQRNDPYQHLRSIHNCMKMYDYGRPWITHCSIQRTDTVKTAENTNEWRNQYGKPIVIDECTYEGNINHGWGNITGQEMTRRFWEGVIRGGYVGHGETYVHPQDILWWSHGGELHGTSPLRIGFLRKIIESAPGAISPIKTPYWDVTCGVVGEDYYIFYFSFNQPAFRTFNMPQGNRYKVDILDTWDMTIKELEGTYSGEFSIDMPGKQYIAVRMIKVN
- a CDS encoding alpha-glucuronidase family glycosyl hydrolase, whose amino-acid sequence is MVNKKSNMYQNWLSHREIKKSCYKEYINNILVLNHSEIIDSAVNELKNAFDKIEDVKEIQNICEDEKEIIGDKFIKLYIEQNDKLINEGYEITYSKTDDKKECISICANDDNGILYGVFALLRLFEQNYDFKSKEIIDNPKKNIRIINHWDNIDGTVERGFAGSSVLFESCRNKDIMSEVMNAIGGIAATNEGLRKAFNDEYTVASDLERINDYARMLSSIGINGIIINNTNVHKEETYLIDDKISIVKIISEIMGRWGVKTYLSINFASPITLGDLQTADPLDSDVIKWWKKKAEYVYSVIPNLGGFMVKADSEGRPGPFTYGRNHADGANMLASAISPYGGILIWRCFVYNCRQDWRDHTIDRAKAAFDCFEPLDGQFLDNVFLQIKNGPMDFQVREPIAPLLGTMDKTNKLMELQITQEYTGQQKHVCFLVPWWKDILSTPTYANNIDNNVEQRINGIAAIVNVGNDENWTGHFLAQANLYGYGRLAWDSNISSEQIVAEWIKLTLGNNPLVMKNVSEILMNSWETYEKYTSPLGIGWMVSPGHHYGPDVDGYEFSPWGTYHRSDNKGIGIDRTLESGTGYAGEYNEPLKSLYNNLETCPDELLLFFHHVSYNHILKSGKTVIQHIYDTHFEGFEAVKEFISKWEELEGEVDKGIYEQTLERLKIQFDSARDWRDQINTYFYRMSGIEDKKGRRIY
- a CDS encoding helix-turn-helix transcriptional regulator; translated protein: MTNIFYVGCDATHTNDFIFDIPLGHDCWLLIITQTPALFWVNGEVKEYPAHSAILYHPHQKIYYRACADKYINDWIRFDSTESYVTETTLPLGIPFSLDDPEYCHKIFQLLGTENSFNKDYKESSIDYLLRTLFNKLLESCFHTGITPQYYNLLTLRTAIHNNPSNNWTVPNMAIFIHISQGYLQTIYKSTFGISCMDDVIDSRIRLAKEYLLHRNSTIAEVAILCGYNNVEHFCRQFKQVTGYTPGKFRNHAANSSSE